A stretch of Bacillus pseudomycoides DNA encodes these proteins:
- a CDS encoding glycoside hydrolase family 1 protein: protein MLKTTFKKDFLWGASTSAYQVEGAYNEDGKGLSIQDVKAIPEGTSDFKVCSDHYHNFKEDIRLFSELGLKTYRFSIAWTRILPSGMGEINEKGVMFYSNLIDELLKHKIIPLVTMYHFDLPYELEKNGGWSNRSTIDAFVNYCEILFERFGDRVKHWLTINEQNMMILHGGAIGTSVLSQKELYQQNHHMLLAEAKVTNLCHQMIPDAKIGPAPNISYVYPKTCKPNDIIAAQNCNAIRNWLYLDMAVHGRYNKTAWNFMKRKNIEPVILDGDMEILSSSKPDYIAFNYYSSITVSEYDENFVIDSGGDQQIEVGEEGFFMGDDNEYLELTDFGWEIDPIGFRVTLREVSDRYNLPIIVTENGIGAYDKVNEDGSVHDDYRIEYLSKHIEQMELAIVDGVDVIGYCPWAAIDLISTHQGFRKRYGFIYVNRDENDLKDLRRIKKKSFYWYKTVISSNGKEH from the coding sequence ATGCTCAAGACTACATTTAAAAAAGATTTTTTATGGGGAGCTTCCACAAGTGCTTACCAAGTAGAGGGAGCCTATAATGAAGATGGAAAAGGGCTTTCTATTCAAGATGTGAAAGCTATTCCTGAAGGTACATCCGATTTTAAAGTTTGTAGTGACCATTATCATAACTTTAAAGAAGATATAAGGCTCTTTTCTGAACTAGGATTAAAAACTTATCGCTTTTCCATAGCTTGGACACGTATCCTTCCAAGTGGTATGGGAGAAATAAATGAAAAGGGTGTTATGTTTTATAGTAATTTAATTGATGAATTACTAAAACATAAGATAATACCACTAGTAACGATGTATCATTTTGATTTGCCGTATGAATTAGAGAAAAATGGTGGATGGAGTAATCGTTCTACCATTGATGCTTTTGTGAATTATTGTGAAATTCTTTTTGAACGTTTTGGTGATCGGGTTAAGCATTGGCTAACAATTAATGAGCAAAATATGATGATTTTACATGGTGGAGCGATTGGTACATCTGTATTATCTCAAAAAGAGTTATATCAACAAAATCATCATATGCTCTTAGCAGAGGCTAAAGTTACTAACTTATGTCATCAGATGATACCGGATGCTAAAATTGGACCGGCACCCAATATTAGCTATGTTTATCCGAAAACATGTAAGCCTAATGATATTATTGCAGCTCAAAATTGTAATGCAATTCGAAATTGGCTATATCTAGATATGGCTGTACATGGACGTTATAACAAAACAGCTTGGAATTTTATGAAAAGAAAAAATATCGAACCAGTCATATTAGATGGAGATATGGAGATTTTATCTAGCTCGAAACCGGATTATATTGCTTTTAACTATTACTCTTCAATAACCGTTAGTGAGTATGACGAGAATTTTGTAATTGATAGCGGTGGTGATCAACAAATTGAAGTAGGCGAAGAAGGTTTCTTTATGGGTGATGACAATGAATATCTGGAATTAACAGACTTCGGATGGGAGATTGATCCAATTGGCTTCCGTGTTACATTAAGAGAAGTTAGCGATCGCTATAATCTACCTATTATTGTTACAGAGAATGGAATAGGTGCATACGATAAGGTTAATGAAGACGGCTCAGTTCATGATGATTATCGAATTGAGTACTTAAGCAAACATATAGAACAAATGGAATTGGCAATTGTAGACGGCGTGGATGTCATTGGTTATTGCCCATGGGCAGCGATTGATTTAATTTCTACTCATCAAGGTTTTAGAAAAAGATATGGTTTTATATATGTAAATCGTGATGAAAATGATTTAAAAGACTTAAGAAGAATAAAGAAAAAGAGTTTTTATTGGTATAAAACAGTTATTTCATCTAATGGTAAAGAACACTAA
- a CDS encoding prolyl oligopeptidase family serine peptidase: MSVMKSTYSEGGHRLKKIRKFPILCMVVGSLAGGLVLSGCSSESKDKALKESDVTLITNVLPYGEVGSAIVCDFGDTVDSSKLTKDSFEVEVEVNGKPQNRTITKIYTNNKAEVSEASKDGQYVVIELDENDKNASTSTFNEEKFLSTRDNLDYKLTLTKEIKTKEGATFKASEQKNKISNVVTPVVDDFKKGVYQDASGSKMQYRLFEPKKEPNKKYPLVLFLHGSGERGNDNYMQVVGNEGAVAWANPEQQKKNPAYVLAPQVEAAETLTAYWTEEPNYTTMFNLLKETIDKYDIDKNRIYVVGMSNGGIGTWNIIKKNPDLFAAAVPICGIGNLENTLPSNYEPVKDISVFKDIKDMPIWVFHAEDDPLVDVRYSRDAVQAIKELGGSSIKYTEYPTGIVKPMGHFSWVPALQDREMINWLFNQSK; this comes from the coding sequence ATGTCAGTTATGAAAAGTACATATTCTGAGGGAGGTCATCGTCTGAAAAAGATAAGGAAATTTCCAATTCTATGTATGGTAGTAGGGAGCCTTGCAGGTGGTTTGGTGCTTTCAGGATGTTCATCAGAAAGCAAAGATAAAGCTTTAAAAGAATCAGATGTAACACTTATAACGAATGTTCTTCCGTATGGGGAAGTAGGCTCTGCCATCGTTTGTGATTTTGGAGATACAGTGGATAGCTCAAAATTAACAAAAGATAGTTTTGAAGTTGAGGTGGAAGTGAATGGGAAACCTCAAAATAGAACGATAACTAAAATTTATACAAATAATAAAGCTGAGGTATCGGAGGCCTCAAAAGACGGACAATACGTTGTGATCGAATTAGATGAAAACGATAAAAATGCATCTACCTCAACATTTAATGAAGAAAAATTCTTAAGTACAAGAGATAACTTGGATTATAAGTTAACTCTTACGAAAGAGATAAAAACAAAAGAAGGTGCAACTTTTAAAGCATCCGAACAGAAAAATAAAATTTCAAATGTAGTTACTCCTGTTGTAGATGATTTTAAAAAAGGAGTATACCAAGATGCTTCTGGAAGCAAAATGCAATATAGACTTTTTGAACCTAAAAAAGAGCCTAACAAAAAATATCCACTAGTCTTATTTTTACATGGATCAGGTGAACGAGGAAATGACAACTATATGCAAGTAGTAGGAAATGAGGGCGCTGTAGCATGGGCTAATCCAGAACAGCAAAAGAAAAACCCTGCATATGTACTAGCTCCTCAGGTTGAAGCAGCTGAAACTCTTACAGCATATTGGACCGAGGAACCTAACTATACTACTATGTTTAATTTACTGAAAGAAACCATCGATAAATATGATATTGATAAAAACCGTATTTATGTTGTGGGTATGTCCAATGGCGGAATTGGAACTTGGAATATTATTAAGAAGAACCCGGATCTTTTCGCAGCTGCTGTTCCGATTTGCGGAATAGGAAATCTGGAGAATACACTTCCTAGTAATTATGAACCGGTAAAAGATATTTCAGTATTTAAGGATATTAAAGATATGCCAATTTGGGTCTTCCATGCAGAAGATGATCCGCTGGTTGATGTGAGATATAGCAGAGATGCTGTACAAGCTATTAAAGAACTAGGTGGTTCTTCAATCAAATACACAGAATATCCAACTGGAATCGTTAAACCTATGGGACACTTCTCTTGGGTACCAGCTTTGCAGGATAGAGAAATGATAAATTGGTTGTTTAATCAGTCAAAATAA
- a CDS encoding PTS sugar transporter subunit IIB, with protein sequence MKKIVLLCNAGMSTSMLMNKMRGYAEEINYECEINAYPLAEAKNVGQTADIILLGPQVRYALNTVKGQLPGKLIEVIDMSAYGMLDGKKVIEQVKNILGD encoded by the coding sequence ATGAAAAAGATTGTTCTTTTATGTAATGCAGGTATGTCTACGAGTATGTTGATGAACAAAATGAGAGGATACGCAGAGGAAATAAACTATGAATGTGAAATTAATGCTTATCCATTAGCTGAAGCAAAGAATGTTGGACAAACGGCAGACATTATTTTATTAGGACCTCAAGTTCGATATGCCTTAAATACTGTGAAAGGTCAATTACCAGGAAAGCTTATTGAAGTGATTGATATGTCAGCTTATGGCATGCTAGATGGAAAAAAAGTAATTGAACAAGTGAAAAATATTTTAGGCGATTAA
- a CDS encoding glycerate kinase has translation MKFVIACDSYKESLRAIEVCKAIEKGFTKIFPDAEYVKIPIGDGGEGTVQSLVDATGGRMIRLPVTGPLGERVEAFYGISQDEKTAFIEMAAASGLHHVAIEKRNPLITTTKGTGELILDALDKGVQHIILGLGGSATNDGGTGMLSALGVKFLKKDREVIEPVGGNLHSIDSLDLSKLDARLANIKLEAACDVDNPLTGPEGASFVFAKQKGASPEMITQLDDNLKHYAYVLKRHLYIDVEEIPGAGAAGGLGAAVVAVLHGNLRKGIEIVLDYTNFDEHIKEADLVLTGEGRIDVQTAYGKAPVGVARRAKKLHIPVIAIGGSMLSNHIAVYKEGIDAVFDATPSPMTLEEAYIAARENIEMTARNIASVWKIASEKRL, from the coding sequence TTGAAATTTGTTATTGCCTGTGATTCGTATAAAGAAAGCTTACGAGCGATAGAGGTATGTAAGGCTATTGAAAAAGGATTTACTAAAATTTTTCCTGACGCTGAGTATGTAAAAATTCCAATTGGAGATGGAGGAGAAGGGACTGTTCAATCTCTTGTTGATGCTACAGGTGGGAGGATGATTAGGCTTCCTGTAACAGGTCCACTTGGTGAACGTGTAGAGGCATTTTACGGCATTTCTCAAGATGAAAAAACAGCATTTATTGAAATGGCAGCAGCATCGGGATTACATCATGTTGCAATTGAAAAGCGAAATCCTCTTATCACAACAACAAAAGGAACGGGAGAACTTATATTAGATGCGCTGGATAAAGGTGTACAGCACATTATTTTAGGGCTTGGAGGAAGTGCTACGAATGATGGAGGTACAGGGATGCTTTCTGCTCTAGGTGTAAAGTTTTTAAAGAAGGATAGAGAAGTAATAGAACCTGTCGGTGGAAATTTACATTCTATTGATTCTTTGGATTTATCAAAGTTGGATGCTCGTTTAGCAAATATAAAACTAGAAGCAGCGTGTGATGTAGATAATCCGTTAACTGGGCCAGAAGGAGCATCTTTTGTATTTGCAAAACAAAAGGGAGCAAGTCCAGAAATGATCACGCAGTTAGATGATAATTTAAAGCATTATGCCTATGTATTAAAACGGCATTTATATATTGATGTGGAAGAGATACCGGGTGCAGGAGCAGCTGGTGGATTAGGCGCTGCGGTTGTTGCTGTACTACACGGGAACTTAAGAAAAGGAATTGAAATTGTATTAGACTATACCAATTTCGATGAACATATAAAAGAAGCAGATCTTGTTCTTACAGGTGAAGGAAGGATAGATGTACAAACCGCTTATGGAAAAGCTCCAGTTGGAGTTGCTAGACGTGCCAAGAAGCTACATATACCCGTTATAGCTATTGGTGGTTCGATGCTCTCTAATCACATTGCAGTTTATAAAGAAGGAATAGATGCAGTGTTTGATGCTACACCAAGCCCGATGACACTAGAGGAAGCATATATAGCAGCAAGAGAGAATATTGAAATGACTGCGCGGAATATCGCATCTGTATGGAAAATAGCTTCAGAAAAACGTCTCTAA
- a CDS encoding PTS transporter subunit EIIC, with translation MKFLEMTRNGLERIITPLTNYLGNSKVVNAITSGMMMTIPVTIGVTLFAILGNLPFKWWKDLINQAGLYTHMQDMISATLSLLAVYMVVIIAYSYAKEEGMNGMVAGVIALGSFLCLMPMSVKVGEEQIPAILTQYLGSDGIFVAMFVGVLTSKLYCALTRKNIGVKLPESVPPMVADAINPVFISIIIFTIIFLVRVIFGYTPYENIFNFVSQVVSLPVKVIGSSVWSVIGIFTFMNLCWFFGLHPAPIINVWYSATAPLFTAAITAFASGTPVSEIPYLAFSLMHFAVVVGGTGNTLGLAINMLFAKSEQYKSLGKIGIVPNIFNINEPLVFGLPLVLNPIYFIPLVTSSLVGGLIGIVFLKITGILSTYNPLIELPWVTPAPFAAYISGGWLLLLMTIIIIISQILLYYPFFKIGDKKAYEAEQKVATNN, from the coding sequence ATGAAGTTTTTAGAGATGACGAGAAACGGACTAGAACGAATAATTACACCACTGACAAATTATCTTGGAAATAGCAAAGTAGTCAATGCAATTACATCAGGGATGATGATGACAATTCCTGTTACTATCGGTGTTACATTATTCGCTATTTTAGGTAACTTGCCGTTTAAATGGTGGAAAGATCTAATTAATCAAGCTGGTTTATATACACATATGCAAGATATGATAAGTGCAACATTGAGTTTGTTAGCTGTTTATATGGTTGTAATTATTGCTTATTCCTATGCGAAAGAAGAAGGAATGAATGGAATGGTAGCTGGAGTAATTGCATTAGGTAGTTTCCTATGCTTAATGCCAATGTCTGTCAAGGTAGGAGAAGAACAGATTCCAGCTATTCTCACTCAATATTTAGGAAGTGACGGAATATTTGTAGCAATGTTTGTTGGTGTTTTGACTAGTAAACTCTACTGTGCATTAACAAGAAAGAATATTGGGGTGAAATTACCAGAATCAGTACCACCTATGGTAGCTGATGCAATTAATCCAGTATTCATTTCAATTATTATCTTTACCATCATTTTCCTTGTCAGAGTGATATTTGGTTATACTCCATATGAAAATATCTTTAATTTTGTTAGTCAAGTTGTATCGCTACCTGTAAAAGTAATCGGATCTTCTGTTTGGTCGGTTATTGGTATCTTTACGTTTATGAATTTATGTTGGTTCTTTGGTTTGCATCCAGCACCAATCATAAATGTATGGTATAGTGCGACGGCTCCGCTATTTACGGCAGCCATTACAGCGTTTGCTTCAGGAACACCTGTTTCAGAAATTCCGTATTTAGCATTTAGTCTTATGCATTTTGCGGTTGTAGTTGGTGGAACAGGAAATACGTTAGGTTTAGCTATAAATATGTTATTTGCGAAATCAGAACAATATAAATCGCTCGGGAAAATCGGTATTGTACCAAATATCTTTAATATCAATGAACCGCTTGTCTTTGGATTGCCGCTTGTTCTAAATCCAATCTATTTTATTCCATTGGTAACATCTTCATTAGTTGGTGGGTTAATCGGTATTGTTTTCCTAAAGATCACGGGGATTCTATCTACCTATAATCCACTAATAGAATTACCATGGGTAACACCTGCACCTTTTGCGGCTTATATTTCTGGTGGATGGTTACTTCTTTTAATGACCATTATCATCATTATTTCTCAAATTTTATTATATTATCCTTTCTTTAAAATTGGGGATAAGAAAGCTTATGAGGCAGAGCAAAAAGTAGCAACAAATAACTAA
- the cdaA gene encoding diadenylate cyclase CdaA, with the protein MPFGDMNLLKYLSTILDIAVVWFVIYKLILVIRGTKAVQLLKGISVIFIVRILSYLFELHTLQWLTDQALTWGFLAVIIIFQPELRRALEQLGRGSLFSRGIGQEEEEHEMVANAVAKATEYMGKRRIGALITLSRETGMGDYVETGIPLNANVSSELLINIFIPNTPLHDGAVIMQGNTIKAAACYLPLSESPFISKELGTRHRAAMGVSEVTDSITVVVSEETGQISLTKNGELHRDLKVEQLKEMLLVEFSGNVKTTSSSLWNWRRKRHG; encoded by the coding sequence ATGCCTTTTGGAGATATGAACCTTTTGAAATATCTCAGTACGATATTAGATATCGCCGTTGTGTGGTTTGTTATATATAAGCTAATTCTTGTAATTCGAGGCACAAAAGCTGTGCAACTTTTGAAAGGGATTTCGGTTATTTTTATCGTTCGTATATTAAGTTATTTATTTGAGTTACATACATTGCAGTGGCTCACAGATCAAGCTTTGACGTGGGGATTTTTAGCAGTGATTATTATATTCCAACCAGAGCTTAGACGAGCGCTTGAACAATTAGGAAGAGGAAGCTTGTTCTCCCGTGGAATTGGTCAGGAAGAAGAAGAACATGAAATGGTTGCAAATGCTGTAGCAAAGGCAACAGAATATATGGGTAAACGACGCATTGGTGCGCTTATTACATTATCTAGGGAAACTGGGATGGGAGATTATGTAGAAACTGGGATTCCTTTAAATGCGAATGTCTCATCAGAATTGCTTATTAATATCTTTATTCCAAATACACCACTTCATGATGGAGCTGTTATTATGCAGGGAAATACGATTAAAGCAGCGGCTTGTTATTTACCATTATCGGAAAGTCCATTCATATCTAAAGAATTAGGAACACGTCACCGGGCTGCAATGGGAGTTAGTGAAGTAACTGATAGTATTACAGTAGTGGTATCGGAAGAAACAGGCCAAATTTCTTTAACTAAAAATGGAGAATTGCATCGTGACTTGAAAGTCGAACAGTTGAAAGAAATGCTTTTAGTGGAATTCAGTGGAAATGTGAAAACAACTTCTTCATCTTTATGGAATTGGAGGAGAAAGCGTCATGGATAA
- the rocF gene encoding arginase, which produces MKKEISIVGVPMDLGQMRRGVDMGPSAIRYAGVIERIQNIGYDVEDIGDICIEREKEVAGNTNLRNLTQVAKVCDELAGKVDHIIEEGRFPLVLGGDHSIAIGTLAGVAKHYKNLGVIWYDAHGDLNTEETSPSGNIHGMSLAASLGYGHPSLVNLYEAYPKIKKENVVIIGARALDEGEKEFIRNEGIKVFTMHEIDRMGMTAVMEETIAYLSHTDGVHLSLDLDGLDPHDAPGVGTPVTGGLSYRESHLAMEMLAEADIITSAEFVEVNPILDEKNRTATAAVALMGSLFGEKLK; this is translated from the coding sequence ATGAAGAAAGAAATTTCAATCGTTGGAGTTCCAATGGACTTAGGACAAATGCGTCGTGGAGTTGATATGGGCCCAAGTGCAATTCGTTATGCGGGAGTAATTGAAAGAATTCAAAACATCGGATATGACGTAGAAGATATTGGGGATATTTGTATCGAGAGAGAAAAAGAAGTAGCTGGAAATACAAATTTAAGAAACCTTACACAAGTTGCAAAAGTTTGTGATGAATTAGCAGGTAAGGTTGATCATATTATAGAAGAAGGTCGTTTTCCACTTGTACTAGGTGGCGATCATAGTATTGCAATTGGTACACTTGCAGGAGTAGCAAAACATTATAAAAATTTAGGGGTTATTTGGTATGATGCACACGGTGATTTAAATACAGAGGAAACGTCGCCATCTGGAAATATTCATGGTATGTCACTTGCAGCAAGCTTAGGTTATGGACATCCTTCACTCGTTAATTTATATGAAGCGTATCCTAAGATTAAAAAGGAAAACGTTGTTATTATTGGTGCACGTGCATTAGATGAAGGCGAAAAGGAATTTATTCGTAATGAAGGAATTAAAGTATTTACAATGCATGAAATTGATCGTATGGGTATGACTGCGGTTATGGAAGAAACAATTGCGTATTTATCTCATACAGATGGTGTTCATTTATCATTGGATTTAGATGGACTTGATCCACATGATGCACCAGGAGTTGGTACACCCGTAACAGGTGGATTATCATATCGTGAAAGTCATTTAGCAATGGAAATGCTAGCGGAGGCTGATATTATTACATCAGCTGAGTTTGTGGAAGTAAATCCGATTTTAGACGAGAAGAACAGAACGGCAACAGCAGCGGTAGCTTTAATGGGTTCTTTATTCGGTGAAAAACTAAAATAA
- the pdaB gene encoding polysaccharide deacetylase family sporulation protein PdaB: MFFFFITSKRKFKHISLIIVLSLFTAWLLFLKTYSYQSAFSTATGPKVIYKGDTAKKQVALTFDISWGDKKALPILDTLKEREIKNATFFLSAAWAERHPDIVERIIQDGHEIGSMGYNYTSYTSLEANEMRRDLLRSQDVFTKLGIKQVKLLRPPSGEFNKTVLKVADSLGYTVVHWSNNSNDWKNPGVNKIVSTVANNLRGGDIVLLHASDSALQTNKSLPLLLQKLKGDGYEQVSVSQLISNTSAKSNDIK; this comes from the coding sequence ATGTTTTTCTTTTTTATAACAAGTAAACGTAAATTTAAGCACATTAGTTTAATTATTGTACTATCCTTATTTACAGCATGGCTTCTCTTTTTAAAGACATATTCTTATCAATCTGCTTTTTCAACTGCAACTGGTCCAAAAGTCATTTACAAAGGCGATACCGCAAAAAAACAAGTGGCGTTAACATTCGATATTAGTTGGGGAGATAAAAAGGCACTTCCGATTCTTGATACTTTAAAAGAAAGAGAAATTAAAAATGCAACTTTCTTTCTCTCCGCAGCATGGGCCGAGAGACACCCCGACATTGTGGAACGGATTATACAAGATGGCCACGAAATTGGCAGTATGGGATATAACTACACCTCCTATACTTCTTTAGAAGCAAACGAAATGCGAAGGGATCTTTTACGTTCGCAAGATGTATTTACAAAGCTTGGTATAAAACAAGTCAAGCTCCTACGTCCTCCTAGTGGGGAATTCAATAAAACTGTTCTTAAAGTAGCAGATTCTCTTGGATATACTGTTGTACACTGGAGTAATAATTCAAACGATTGGAAAAATCCTGGTGTAAATAAAATTGTATCAACCGTTGCTAACAATTTACGAGGGGGCGATATCGTTTTATTACATGCTTCCGATTCGGCACTTCAAACAAATAAATCTTTACCACTGCTCCTGCAAAAATTAAAAGGTGATGGTTATGAACAAGTGTCTGTATCACAACTTATTTCTAACACAAGTGCAAAAAGTAATGATATAAAATAA
- a CDS encoding CdaR family protein: MDKLMENHWFLKGISLLLALMLYMSTNLSDKSAAENKSTSPFPTGDITETVSNIVVAVNYDEDKYIVSGIPKYVKVKLEGSKNVITAARSQREFGVSVDLRGYSTGTYDVPLKYTGMESNLKVTVQPESVKVTIQNKAKKSFPVEVKYSNESQMPGGSLVEKPTIKPGTVEVIGTEEELAQVALVRAYIDLKGITKTVTKTAEIVLYDEEGRKLDLQTTPSKVSVTIPVSNSTTTNNIEKTVPLTYVKKGSVPEGLAVTNIGIEPKEVTISGPKDVLDNIKSLEGVEVDLSKIKESTTFDASVLLPKGVTNVSPSQVKVSVEVQEQKNTKHKTIDGISIQENGLSDEFTLQLLSPQSGKISVDISGEASIVDKITAEQITASINLQNVSSGTHDISIQVSGPNNISIEAKQKSAKVTLVKKEKNDQEVQGKPEKQEPQQDKENETEKPKEDQNKDTEQENEVGKQEETQKQNEQEKGANSNG; this comes from the coding sequence ATGGATAAGCTAATGGAGAACCACTGGTTTTTAAAAGGAATTTCATTACTACTGGCGTTAATGCTTTACATGTCAACGAATTTGTCAGACAAAAGCGCAGCGGAGAATAAGAGTACATCGCCTTTTCCAACGGGTGATATAACAGAAACAGTATCTAACATTGTAGTAGCAGTAAACTACGATGAAGATAAATATATTGTAAGCGGCATTCCAAAGTATGTAAAAGTCAAATTGGAAGGATCTAAAAACGTAATTACTGCAGCAAGATCACAACGCGAATTTGGTGTATCTGTAGATTTACGAGGGTATTCTACCGGAACATATGATGTTCCTTTAAAATATACCGGGATGGAAAGCAATTTAAAAGTAACAGTTCAACCAGAGAGCGTTAAAGTTACAATCCAAAATAAGGCGAAGAAATCATTTCCTGTGGAAGTGAAATATTCGAATGAGAGTCAAATGCCAGGAGGTAGTTTGGTTGAAAAGCCGACTATTAAACCAGGAACTGTTGAGGTTATTGGTACAGAAGAAGAGTTAGCACAAGTTGCTCTTGTCAGGGCGTATATTGATTTGAAGGGAATAACAAAAACAGTAACAAAGACAGCTGAAATTGTACTATATGATGAAGAGGGCCGAAAATTAGACTTACAAACAACACCTTCTAAAGTAAGTGTTACGATCCCAGTTTCAAATTCAACTACGACAAATAATATTGAAAAAACTGTGCCACTAACTTATGTGAAAAAAGGAAGTGTACCAGAGGGGTTAGCTGTTACAAACATTGGTATCGAACCAAAAGAAGTGACAATATCAGGTCCGAAAGATGTTTTGGACAATATAAAGTCCTTGGAGGGCGTCGAAGTAGACCTTAGTAAAATTAAGGAGTCTACAACATTCGATGCCTCTGTTTTATTACCGAAAGGTGTAACAAATGTAAGTCCTAGTCAAGTAAAGGTTTCTGTCGAAGTGCAAGAGCAAAAAAATACAAAGCATAAGACAATTGATGGCATTTCTATACAAGAAAATGGATTGTCAGATGAATTCACTTTACAGCTACTTTCTCCCCAAAGTGGAAAGATAAGCGTTGATATTTCAGGAGAAGCAAGTATAGTAGATAAAATAACAGCAGAACAAATAACAGCGTCAATTAATCTACAAAATGTCTCTTCTGGGACTCACGATATTTCCATTCAGGTTAGTGGACCTAATAATATTTCAATAGAAGCAAAACAAAAAAGTGCAAAGGTCACTCTTGTAAAGAAAGAAAAAAACGATCAAGAAGTGCAAGGTAAGCCAGAGAAACAAGAACCACAACAAGATAAAGAAAATGAAACAGAGAAACCAAAAGAAGATCAAAATAAAGATACAGAACAAGAGAATGAAGTAGGAAAGCAAGAGGAAACTCAAAAACAGAACGAGCAAGAAAAAGGAGCGAATAGCAATGGGTAA
- a CDS encoding PTS lactose/cellobiose transporter subunit IIA, which yields MEQHEYIVFQIISAVGSARSSYIEAVQEAKKGDFKRAKELIEEGAESFIQGHRAHAGLISKEASGEKVEVSLLLAHAEDQLMSAEGFKIIAEEFISVYEKISGQQ from the coding sequence ATGGAACAACATGAATATATAGTATTTCAGATTATATCTGCAGTAGGCAGTGCTCGTTCGTCATATATTGAAGCGGTGCAAGAGGCTAAAAAGGGTGATTTCAAACGGGCAAAAGAATTAATCGAAGAAGGTGCTGAATCTTTTATTCAAGGACATAGGGCACATGCTGGGCTAATTAGTAAAGAAGCAAGTGGGGAAAAAGTAGAAGTAAGTTTATTATTAGCTCATGCTGAAGATCAACTTATGAGTGCAGAAGGATTTAAGATTATAGCAGAAGAGTTTATTAGTGTTTATGAAAAAATTTCAGGACAACAATGA
- a CDS encoding histidine phosphatase family protein has translation MSKKILSICLLISLTVSLFGCSANEGPKVKEKKEEKPVELYLVRHGKTMLNTTDRVQGWADAPLTKDGIEVAEYLGKGLKGVQFEKVYSSDSGRAVETAKIVLDQRKNKNIDIVQRKNLREVCFGEFEGELNHTFHEKLAEANNMTLEEFTNNFDVDIMLDTAAKIDKSKQAESAKVVSKRVKKEIDKIVAEVAKDGGGNALVVSHGISLMALLYTISPEALNNLDGGLDNASVSKVVYKDGKYTVQSVNDMSYVEKGKEKTN, from the coding sequence ATGAGTAAAAAAATATTATCAATTTGCTTGTTAATTTCTTTAACAGTTTCATTATTTGGATGTTCAGCAAATGAAGGCCCAAAAGTGAAAGAGAAAAAAGAAGAAAAACCTGTGGAACTTTATTTGGTAAGGCATGGGAAAACAATGCTCAACACTACTGATAGAGTACAGGGATGGGCAGATGCGCCCCTTACTAAGGATGGAATTGAAGTAGCAGAGTACCTTGGTAAAGGTTTAAAAGGAGTACAATTTGAAAAAGTGTATAGCAGTGATAGTGGACGTGCTGTAGAAACTGCAAAGATCGTGCTAGATCAAAGAAAAAATAAAAACATAGATATCGTTCAACGGAAAAACTTACGGGAAGTATGTTTTGGTGAGTTTGAAGGAGAACTGAATCATACTTTTCACGAGAAACTTGCAGAAGCTAATAATATGACATTAGAGGAATTTACGAATAATTTCGATGTTGATATTATGCTTGATACTGCAGCCAAGATTGATAAAAGTAAACAGGCTGAAAGTGCTAAAGTAGTCTCAAAGAGAGTAAAAAAAGAAATCGATAAAATTGTAGCAGAAGTAGCTAAAGATGGGGGCGGTAACGCACTTGTTGTATCGCATGGAATATCGTTAATGGCGTTGTTATATACAATATCTCCTGAAGCTCTTAATAATCTTGATGGCGGTCTAGATAATGCAAGTGTTTCAAAAGTTGTATATAAAGATGGTAAATATACAGTTCAGTCTGTAAACGATATGAGCTATGTGGAAAAAGGAAAAGAGAAAACGAATTAA